The Stieleria sp. JC731 genome has a segment encoding these proteins:
- a CDS encoding flagellar M-ring protein FliF C-terminal domain-containing protein produces MNVIQPYIDSLLSIWHQSSPAGRVGILLLAVLCLVTIGGVGYWSVQPSYVTLVSQEDSDKMDRVIDALDKAGIEYQLSGAGGNLMVDKRNFAKARLLARTHGVSDSSQGGGSMLGGALSSPKERAIQARIQKQNSLAATIEKIEIVEHADVHLNVPDRGPFERKTSAPTASVLLTLRDGSQLSKQQATSIASFVAYAVEDLAPEAVQITDRDGRSYTVPDEEAGQIASQVEYTAHLEQKLAEKAEDQLFKFLGYGNANVQVSMDMTFTQGSRKITKYDSKGAVPSQEDLVSETTTNVQPAPVGAAGVASNLNASAGSNAKNGMESKTENIKTTYLVPITEETSANSTPVRNFLTVSVVVNSEATGVKQEDGTILPDLAQTVTETVKTAVGFRDDTDMISVKLVPFSDTLLTPAEPVSSFDWTKITSIVEKASLAIAALLAFVLGLMLLRKFGPSSNSRQAGGEGQLGAARSESVSELSRLIKDNPEVFAQVVKAWSGDSGAKDSGKQNAA; encoded by the coding sequence TTGAACGTTATCCAACCTTACATCGATTCACTGCTGTCCATCTGGCACCAGAGTTCCCCCGCAGGTCGCGTGGGAATCTTGTTGCTCGCTGTCTTATGCCTCGTCACCATCGGTGGCGTCGGCTATTGGTCTGTCCAGCCAAGCTATGTCACGCTGGTCAGTCAAGAGGATAGTGACAAAATGGACCGTGTTATTGACGCCCTCGACAAAGCCGGAATCGAATATCAACTCTCAGGTGCTGGCGGCAACCTGATGGTTGATAAACGAAACTTTGCCAAAGCAAGGCTCCTGGCACGCACGCATGGCGTTTCCGATAGCAGCCAAGGCGGCGGATCGATGCTCGGTGGCGCACTTAGCAGCCCCAAAGAGCGCGCAATTCAGGCTCGCATTCAGAAGCAAAACAGCTTGGCAGCGACGATCGAAAAGATCGAAATCGTCGAGCACGCGGACGTGCACTTAAACGTCCCCGATCGCGGACCATTTGAACGTAAAACATCAGCCCCTACCGCCAGCGTTCTTCTAACGTTGCGTGACGGAAGCCAATTGTCAAAACAACAAGCAACGTCGATCGCTTCATTCGTCGCGTACGCGGTGGAAGACCTTGCCCCCGAAGCGGTTCAAATCACCGACCGCGACGGACGCAGCTACACCGTGCCCGATGAAGAGGCCGGCCAGATTGCTAGCCAAGTCGAATACACCGCTCACCTAGAGCAAAAGCTCGCCGAAAAGGCCGAAGACCAGCTGTTCAAGTTCCTTGGCTATGGCAACGCCAACGTCCAAGTCAGCATGGACATGACCTTCACCCAGGGCTCTCGAAAGATCACGAAATACGATAGCAAAGGTGCCGTTCCTAGCCAGGAAGACTTGGTTTCGGAAACCACTACCAACGTTCAACCGGCCCCCGTCGGGGCAGCCGGCGTTGCCTCCAACCTGAACGCTTCGGCGGGCAGCAATGCTAAAAACGGGATGGAAAGCAAAACGGAAAACATCAAAACGACTTACCTGGTCCCCATCACGGAGGAAACCTCAGCTAACTCCACCCCCGTTCGAAATTTCCTGACCGTCAGCGTCGTGGTCAACTCGGAAGCAACCGGTGTCAAACAAGAAGACGGCACGATCCTGCCGGACTTGGCACAAACGGTCACCGAGACGGTTAAAACCGCCGTCGGGTTCCGTGACGACACCGACATGATTTCCGTCAAACTGGTGCCATTCTCTGACACTTTGCTGACTCCGGCTGAACCGGTCAGTTCGTTTGACTGGACGAAGATTACCTCAATCGTCGAAAAGGCCTCGCTTGCGATTGCCGCCCTTTTGGCCTTTGTGCTAGGTCTTATGTTGCTGCGTAAGTTTGGTCCAAGCAGCAATTCTCGCCAGGCGGGCGGGGAGGGCCAACTCGGTGCCGCTCGCAGCGAAAGCGTCAGTGAGTTGTCTCGATTGATCAAAGACAATCCGGAGGTCTTCGCGCAGGTCGTCAAAGCGTGGTCCGGCGATAGTGGGGCAAAAGATTCTGGTAAGCAGAATGCCGCCTGA
- the fliE gene encoding flagellar hook-basal body complex protein FliE — MSALPPVASVNVQSPGFSNPAQAAGALSPSEQTTDRNVFLDLMAQANEDQLRSEQAINNLVSGKTEDVQQVVMEVVKAEMSFQVFMEVRNQIIDSYNELMRMQF, encoded by the coding sequence ATGTCTGCTTTGCCGCCTGTCGCATCGGTTAATGTTCAGTCGCCCGGGTTCAGCAATCCTGCTCAAGCCGCGGGAGCACTTTCGCCCTCGGAACAAACAACCGATCGCAACGTCTTCCTCGATCTTATGGCTCAAGCCAACGAAGACCAACTTCGTAGCGAACAAGCCATCAACAACCTTGTCAGCGGTAAAACCGAAGACGTCCAACAGGTTGTCATGGAAGTCGTCAAAGCCGAAATGTCCTTCCAAGTTTTCATGGAAGTCCGTAATCAAATCATCGATTCGTACAACGAATTGATGCGTATGCAATTCTAA
- the flgC gene encoding flagellar basal body rod protein FlgC, with protein sequence MVNFPTIDIAASGLAAERFRMEVTANNLANASTTMTENGDPYRRQAVVFSAAADPLTDPKSAAALHGVQVVGVQPDASEFPTVYNPSHPHADADGFVRLSNVKIPEEMVDLITASRSYEANTKAISVFKEMVEQTLTLLQGGQ encoded by the coding sequence ATGGTCAACTTTCCAACAATCGATATCGCAGCATCCGGTCTTGCCGCAGAACGCTTCCGCATGGAAGTAACTGCGAACAACTTGGCCAATGCGTCGACAACGATGACCGAAAACGGCGATCCCTACCGACGCCAAGCAGTGGTGTTTTCAGCGGCCGCCGATCCCCTTACGGATCCGAAGTCAGCCGCCGCCTTGCACGGTGTCCAAGTCGTTGGTGTCCAGCCCGACGCCAGCGAATTTCCGACCGTCTACAACCCCTCGCATCCACATGCCGACGCCGATGGGTTTGTCCGACTGTCGAACGTAAAAATCCCCGAGGAAATGGTGGACTTGATCACCGCAAGTCGTTCGTACGAAGCGAACACCAAGGCGATCAGTGTCTTTAAAGAGATGGTCGAACAAACCCTAACGCTTCTTCAAGGAGGCCAGTGA
- the flgB gene encoding flagellar basal body rod protein FlgB: MSGIFYQIDLLSSAVNASEKTHRVVSQNIANVNTPGYQTKRLDFQKMLELSQGDSSSETSSNSTELPIEMPEGLEERLDGNNVNLEQEVAELKKNALAFQSFNQLLASRVATMRRAISG, from the coding sequence ATGAGCGGAATATTTTACCAAATCGATTTACTCAGCTCCGCGGTCAACGCGAGCGAGAAGACACATCGCGTGGTCAGCCAGAACATCGCGAATGTGAATACGCCTGGATATCAAACCAAGCGTTTAGATTTTCAAAAAATGCTCGAGCTCTCCCAAGGTGACTCAAGCAGTGAAACGAGTAGCAACTCAACGGAACTTCCCATTGAGATGCCTGAAGGTTTGGAAGAACGTCTTGACGGCAACAACGTCAACTTGGAACAGGAAGTCGCAGAACTGAAAAAGAATGCGCTTGCGTTTCAATCGTTCAACCAGTTACTTGCGTCCCGAGTCGCGACGATGCGACGAGCAATATCCGGCTAA
- a CDS encoding motility protein A, whose translation MDIATIIGLIMGAGLILASIAMGGGGLGPFIDIPSGMIVFGGAIAASLINFPLKMNLGAFSVILKTFLFKLPSPQDTIAQFKKFAEVVRKDGLLALEDQASQVTDDYMKRGLESLISGVAAEDVARSLEIELSYIEQRHAAGKKIIDAAGAAAPAFGMIGTLIGLVQMLRSLDDPSKIGGGMAVALLTTLYGALVANVVCIPLGGKLEARNAEESMIRELMICGITLLGEGESPRVVEEKLLSFLAPKARRSIAKA comes from the coding sequence ATGGATATAGCGACAATCATTGGGTTGATCATGGGCGCAGGTTTGATCCTCGCCTCGATCGCGATGGGTGGAGGTGGTCTCGGCCCCTTTATCGATATCCCCAGCGGTATGATCGTCTTTGGTGGAGCGATCGCGGCGTCATTGATCAACTTCCCATTGAAGATGAACTTGGGCGCCTTCTCTGTGATTTTGAAGACGTTCTTGTTCAAGCTGCCTTCACCTCAAGACACCATCGCCCAATTCAAAAAGTTTGCCGAGGTGGTTCGTAAAGACGGCCTGTTGGCTCTCGAAGACCAAGCGTCACAAGTCACCGATGACTATATGAAACGAGGCTTGGAATCGTTGATCAGCGGTGTCGCTGCGGAGGACGTCGCGCGGTCGCTGGAAATCGAATTGTCGTACATCGAACAGCGTCACGCCGCTGGTAAAAAAATCATTGACGCGGCCGGTGCGGCTGCCCCTGCGTTCGGGATGATCGGAACGCTTATCGGTCTGGTTCAGATGCTTCGTTCTTTGGACGACCCCAGTAAGATCGGTGGTGGTATGGCGGTCGCGTTGCTGACGACGCTTTACGGTGCGTTGGTGGCTAACGTTGTCTGTATTCCCTTGGGCGGAAAGCTGGAAGCACGCAACGCCGAAGAATCCATGATTCGCGAACTGATGATCTGCGGAATCACATTGCTCGGCGAAGGTGAAAGCCCACGTGTGGTCGAAGAAAAATTGCTCAGCTTCCTCGCCCCGAAAGCTCGACGCTCGATAGCGAAGGCATAG
- a CDS encoding flagellar motor protein MotB, which produces MGKDKPPDPPEDIPAWFMTYSDVITLLMTFFILLLTFATTEPERFEKVTVSVFGRAGATGVAGHKHDQLDKNTWTTRIRSRVARIAMQGSEMPPIEKEIATAAIGKGLEGPSEDAAKRDVMKTFAFELPLKKMVGDDLKVNRQGAQAAAKLAKQLESLSIHCVLEISDRNLEDHVCAFADYLYHTEKARPGQIGTAISDKVTTGMVRVVLEQYQSGR; this is translated from the coding sequence ATGGGTAAGGATAAACCGCCAGATCCGCCAGAAGACATCCCAGCGTGGTTTATGACGTACAGCGACGTGATCACGTTGCTGATGACGTTCTTTATTTTGCTGCTAACCTTCGCGACGACCGAACCGGAACGGTTTGAAAAAGTAACCGTCAGTGTTTTTGGACGCGCCGGTGCGACAGGCGTTGCAGGACACAAGCATGATCAGCTTGATAAAAACACATGGACCACTCGTATTCGTTCACGAGTCGCCCGTATCGCAATGCAGGGCAGCGAGATGCCGCCGATCGAAAAGGAGATCGCGACGGCAGCGATCGGTAAAGGACTGGAGGGACCATCGGAGGATGCAGCGAAACGCGACGTGATGAAAACCTTCGCCTTCGAGCTTCCGCTTAAAAAGATGGTGGGCGACGACTTGAAGGTGAACCGTCAAGGTGCGCAGGCAGCCGCGAAGCTGGCAAAGCAACTCGAGTCGCTTAGCATCCACTGTGTTCTAGAAATCTCCGATCGCAATCTCGAAGATCATGTCTGCGCCTTCGCCGACTATCTTTATCACACCGAAAAAGCTCGACCCGGTCAGATCGGGACCGCCATCTCGGACAAGGTAACAACCGGGATGGTGCGAGTGGTACTCGAGCAGTATCAGAGTGGACGATGA
- a CDS encoding flagellar motor protein MotB — protein sequence MSKKKKAPPSAPSKAYLVSFGDTMTALLAFFIVLNSLAKEQTGANLYSGTGSFVNAFTSSGTPGHLGGNRSADVIQKESQAPIYALAENLDKNEKQDNFGPDENNNHERVIDRDREQFQKFLTDLEQKIDLKTLPQIEDQVVFDSFQPPDPQTGKLSLQATQLISEALSKMRDERMVMEIVLWANMPKASSLKRTLDKSVEMRTEVESTFWMDQSTRSRIKYRVKPWLFADAKRPYLSVILGRKGAETAISNASTSQ from the coding sequence ATGAGCAAGAAAAAGAAAGCTCCACCGAGTGCACCTAGTAAGGCCTACTTGGTTTCATTCGGCGATACGATGACGGCGCTCTTGGCGTTCTTTATCGTTCTCAACTCGCTCGCCAAGGAACAAACCGGTGCGAACCTTTATTCTGGAACCGGTTCGTTTGTAAACGCATTCACCAGTTCCGGCACACCAGGGCATCTTGGTGGGAACCGATCAGCCGATGTCATTCAGAAAGAGTCTCAGGCACCAATCTACGCACTCGCTGAAAACTTAGATAAAAACGAAAAGCAAGATAACTTTGGGCCAGATGAAAACAACAACCACGAGCGGGTGATTGACCGGGATCGCGAGCAGTTTCAAAAGTTTCTGACCGATCTTGAACAGAAGATCGATCTGAAGACGCTGCCGCAAATCGAAGATCAGGTCGTTTTTGATTCGTTCCAGCCACCGGACCCGCAGACGGGAAAGCTCAGCTTGCAAGCGACGCAACTGATTTCCGAGGCTCTTTCAAAGATGCGTGATGAACGCATGGTGATGGAAATAGTCTTGTGGGCAAACATGCCAAAGGCATCAAGCTTGAAGCGGACGCTTGATAAGTCGGTCGAGATGAGAACGGAAGTCGAATCCACGTTTTGGATGGACCAATCCACTCGGTCGCGGATCAAGTATCGCGTCAAGCCATGGCTGTTTGCCGACGCCAAGCGACCTTACCTTTCGGTGATCTTAGGTCGCAAAGGCGCGGAGACTGCAATTTCCAATGCCTCAACATCTCAGTGA
- the fmt gene encoding methionyl-tRNA formyltransferase — translation MKIILMGTGPFAVPSFEAIRQSENEIIAVVTKPEPPVKSRKGPPPAPVRTWATEHGLPIMDPMLINDEEAVARLQQLGADLMVVCDYGQILKPAALGSAKLGGINLHGSLLPAYRGAAPVQRALLSGDPQTGVSVIHMTPRLDGGPILASATTDILAEETSGQLEERLSSLGVDLVMESIEKLRQWNGEETIGEIQDPAKATKAPRLNKQEAQIDWAWSQSKIDCHVRGMQPWPIAYTEVQLRENKPPQRIAILKVSSVENDATDLAAGQVTGEGQLIVRCGDGFLQIDQLRPAGKNQMSGEQWLRGHQLQRGTSFIQPS, via the coding sequence TTGAAAATTATCTTGATGGGCACGGGCCCGTTCGCGGTTCCTAGCTTTGAAGCGATCCGCCAATCCGAAAACGAGATCATCGCGGTCGTCACCAAACCGGAACCTCCAGTCAAGAGCCGCAAAGGTCCGCCTCCGGCACCGGTCCGCACCTGGGCAACCGAACATGGTCTGCCGATCATGGACCCGATGTTGATCAACGATGAAGAGGCTGTAGCGCGATTGCAGCAACTGGGTGCTGATCTAATGGTTGTCTGTGACTACGGACAAATCCTGAAACCTGCAGCACTGGGATCGGCGAAGCTTGGCGGTATCAATCTGCACGGTTCGTTGCTGCCAGCTTACCGGGGCGCGGCGCCGGTTCAGCGTGCGTTGCTGAGCGGTGACCCTCAAACCGGTGTCAGTGTGATCCACATGACGCCCAGGCTGGATGGCGGCCCGATCTTGGCGAGCGCGACCACGGATATCTTGGCGGAAGAAACGTCAGGTCAATTAGAAGAACGTCTTTCAAGTCTTGGCGTCGATCTCGTGATGGAATCCATCGAAAAGCTTCGCCAGTGGAATGGCGAAGAAACTATCGGCGAGATCCAGGACCCAGCCAAAGCCACCAAGGCTCCGCGGCTGAATAAACAAGAAGCTCAGATCGATTGGGCATGGTCACAATCCAAAATCGATTGCCACGTCCGCGGTATGCAGCCCTGGCCGATTGCCTATACCGAAGTCCAACTTCGCGAGAACAAACCGCCGCAACGGATCGCCATCCTAAAAGTCAGCTCCGTTGAAAACGACGCAACCGACCTGGCCGCGGGTCAAGTCACCGGCGAAGGACAATTGATCGTGCGCTGTGGTGACGGCTTTTTACAGATCGACCAGCTGCGCCCCGCTGGCAAGAATCAAATGAGTGGCGAACAGTGGCTGCGAGGACATCAGCTTCAGCGCGGCACAAGTTTTATTCAACCGTCCTAG
- the def gene encoding peptide deformylase, translating to MPLEVIHYPHPTLRYVSKPIRKVDAELKQIAQEMLDLMYEHKGVGLAANQVDLPLRMFVANPTGERGEGEEFVILNPEVQRPKGNVASSEGCLSVPGLTGEVIRPKSIRISAYDISGNAIDATVDGFLARVFLHEIDHLDGTMFFDRMNDQAAQELQYELDEFETDFRSKQATGAIPSDEELIQRLSHWTEKYC from the coding sequence ATGCCGCTCGAAGTCATTCATTATCCGCACCCGACGCTCCGCTATGTCAGCAAGCCGATCCGCAAGGTCGATGCCGAATTAAAGCAGATTGCCCAGGAGATGCTGGACTTGATGTACGAACACAAGGGCGTCGGGTTGGCCGCCAATCAAGTCGACCTGCCGCTGCGAATGTTTGTCGCCAATCCAACCGGTGAACGGGGCGAGGGCGAGGAATTCGTCATTTTGAATCCGGAAGTCCAACGCCCCAAAGGCAATGTCGCTTCCAGCGAAGGGTGCCTGAGCGTACCAGGTTTGACCGGTGAAGTGATCCGTCCGAAGTCGATCCGCATCAGTGCATACGACATTTCCGGCAACGCGATCGACGCGACGGTCGACGGATTCCTAGCCCGTGTGTTCTTGCACGAAATCGATCACCTCGACGGGACAATGTTTTTCGACCGGATGAACGACCAAGCCGCGCAGGAGCTGCAGTACGAACTGGACGAATTCGAGACAGACTTCCGTTCGAAACAGGCGACCGGCGCGATCCCGTCGGACGAAGAGTTAATCCAACGTCTGAGCCATTGGACCGAGAAGTATTGCTGA
- the mch gene encoding methenyltetrahydromethanopterin cyclohydrolase, producing the protein MKLSPNQLAIHVIEGLEANFQSKVAIRTIAGARVFDFGIEVPGGLSDGLALASVSMGGLGNVSLSPCDRERYIASHQVLVATDFPKLACLGCQYAGWPVQTDDFFAMGSGPIRLKRGREAMLQKYELRDEASEKVVVVLEAESFPTESTIGLLCEQAGVSPDQLSICIAPSTSIAGSVQVVARSIETALHKIDELGFNVSNVISGVGAAPLPPPAKRGDVIGGIGRTNDAMLYGAEVTLYVDCDDSDVESIYQRLPSCSSNDFGRPFAKIFADYDHDFYKVDPSLFSPAVATICNLRSGRSFSAGNLMPQVLQESFGA; encoded by the coding sequence ATGAAGTTGTCACCGAACCAGCTGGCAATCCACGTGATCGAAGGATTGGAGGCGAACTTTCAGAGTAAAGTCGCGATTCGAACGATCGCCGGAGCACGCGTTTTCGATTTTGGTATCGAAGTTCCTGGCGGTTTGTCGGACGGGTTGGCGCTCGCGTCGGTTAGCATGGGGGGCTTGGGCAATGTCTCGCTGTCCCCCTGTGATCGCGAGCGTTACATCGCCAGCCACCAAGTTCTCGTCGCAACCGACTTTCCCAAATTAGCTTGCTTGGGTTGCCAGTACGCGGGCTGGCCCGTTCAGACCGATGACTTCTTCGCGATGGGAAGCGGACCGATAAGGCTGAAACGAGGCCGCGAAGCAATGCTGCAAAAGTATGAGCTTCGCGACGAAGCTTCCGAAAAAGTGGTTGTGGTTTTGGAGGCCGAATCGTTTCCTACCGAATCGACCATCGGTTTGCTGTGTGAACAAGCCGGGGTTTCGCCCGACCAGCTAAGCATCTGTATCGCGCCGAGCACCTCCATCGCAGGAAGCGTCCAAGTGGTTGCCAGAAGCATCGAAACGGCGCTACACAAGATTGATGAACTTGGGTTCAACGTTTCGAATGTCATCAGCGGTGTGGGGGCTGCTCCGTTGCCTCCACCCGCAAAACGCGGTGACGTGATTGGTGGGATCGGTCGGACGAACGATGCGATGCTGTATGGTGCCGAAGTCACACTGTATGTCGACTGTGACGATTCAGACGTCGAGTCGATTTATCAACGTTTGCCCAGCTGTTCGTCGAACGATTTTGGCCGTCCGTTCGCAAAGATCTTTGCCGACTACGATCACGATTTTTACAAGGTCGACCCTTCGCTATTTAGTCCGGCTGTGGCCACCATTTGCAATCTGCGAAGCGGTCGCAGTTTCAGCGCCGGCAATCTTATGCCGCAGGTTTTACAGGAATCGTTCGGGGCATGA
- a CDS encoding RimK family alpha-L-glutamate ligase translates to MSVGRLPVRFLVLGPDQGWHANQLRTACRHRGIDVDFAAYESLRSTVDQCPRNECTAGSLESFDAILTRTMPAASMEQLTYRLAVLHSIADNLGATQTPIVNSPRGLEWAIDKFATSIRLASLGYPVPETHVVQNRNDALAAFDSLGGDCVIKPIFGGEGRGVMRVQDRELAWTCFSTLEQLQASIVVQRFVSPGGRDTRLLVIGDRVLGFRRTNEKSFRTNVAGGATCDMIAVDSKLSEDALRITGALKLEFASVDIIDNDNGPPLFLEVNAIPGWKGAQTVCGDSIAEMIIERLWNLSDKTSQ, encoded by the coding sequence ATGAGCGTGGGACGCTTGCCGGTAAGGTTTCTGGTTCTTGGCCCCGATCAAGGCTGGCATGCGAACCAGTTGCGAACGGCTTGCCGGCATCGTGGAATCGATGTCGATTTCGCCGCATATGAGTCGCTGCGTTCGACTGTCGACCAGTGTCCACGCAACGAGTGCACCGCAGGCTCGCTCGAGTCGTTCGACGCAATCTTGACTCGGACAATGCCAGCGGCATCCATGGAGCAACTGACATATCGTTTGGCTGTGCTGCATTCGATTGCGGACAACTTGGGTGCAACGCAAACACCGATTGTGAATTCGCCTCGTGGCTTGGAATGGGCGATCGATAAGTTTGCGACATCGATCCGGCTAGCAAGTTTAGGGTACCCAGTACCGGAAACTCATGTTGTCCAGAATCGGAATGACGCTTTGGCAGCGTTCGATTCATTGGGGGGCGACTGCGTCATCAAGCCAATCTTCGGTGGTGAAGGTCGGGGGGTGATGAGAGTTCAGGATCGCGAGTTGGCATGGACATGCTTTTCGACCCTGGAACAGCTGCAAGCGTCCATCGTTGTGCAGCGTTTCGTCTCGCCTGGCGGTCGCGACACGCGCTTGCTGGTGATCGGTGATCGCGTGCTTGGGTTTCGCCGAACTAATGAAAAATCATTCCGGACAAACGTAGCCGGTGGTGCGACATGTGACATGATCGCAGTGGATTCAAAGCTTTCCGAAGACGCTTTGCGGATCACTGGTGCGTTGAAGCTCGAATTTGCTTCCGTCGATATCATCGACAACGACAACGGTCCCCCGTTATTCTTGGAGGTCAACGCGATTCCCGGATGGAAAGGGGCTCAAACCGTGTGTGGCGATTCAATTGCTGAAATGATTATCGAAAGACTTTGGAACTTATCGGATAAAACGAGTCAATGA